TTAAGCCAACCAGTGCCACTAAAGCCACATTATTTTTGTTTCAGATCACTTTCTACGAGGAGAAGAACTTCCAGGGTCGCTCCTATGAGTGCATGAGCGACTGCTCCGACATGTCCTCCTACATGAGCAGGTGCCAGTCCTGCAGGGTGGAGAGCGGCTGCTTCATGCTCTATGAGAAAAACAACTACATGGGCCAGCAGTTCTtcatgaggaggggagagtacAACGACATGCACCGCATGCAGAGCATGGGAATGATGTTTGACAACATCAGGTCCTGCAGAATGATCCCCTTTGTAAGAGAAATAGTTCAACTTTTACACTGAACTAGTTCAATTATTATATTGAGTGTGTTGATGACTCTGCTGACACTGTTTCTCTGAACCTCTGCATTACAGCACAGAGGCCAGTTCAGGATGAAGATCTACGAGAGGGAGAACTTCGGTGGTCAGTTCAATGAGATGATGGACGACTGTGACAACATCCAGGATCGTTACCGCATGTCCGACTGCCAGTCCTGCCACGTGATGGACGGACACTGGCTGATGTACGAGCAGCCCCACTACAAGGGAAGGATGATGTACATGAGGCCCGGAGAGTACAGGAGCTTCAGGGATATGATGAGCTGCCAGAGGTTCATGAGCATGAGGCGTATCACTGacatgtgttaagttttctCATCAATAAAACATGATCTGACTGAAATGTGCTGGATTTCTTGCTGGTAATTACAACTTCATATCACCTAACTATCCAAAAAAATTACTGTAGATAGCCATTATGATTAAAATCATGTGATGGTATCTTAAAGGATATGGGGTACAAAAGTAATTGCAATACAAAACATATTTTGGTATTTACATTATCTAGGTGAAAGTTACTATTGTAATATGGTGAATAAATATAGTCCTCTCACATAGCACTCTAGAACAGCCACGACAGAGTTACAGACCAAATAGTGTGAATATACACAATCTTGTACCTATCAACCCTCATTGTTCACTCACTAAATATCCCCCCTCTGTTATAAATTCTGTAGATTTAAAATCACTGCAAAAGTTTCACTGAAATGATGGCTTTAAACTATTACATTTCAATATTAGGAGTCTGCCACCTAAGCTTGACTATCCTGAAGAATTGATGAATGGAGCTCCCCCTGATTTGTTGGTGATTTCAGAATCCTGGCTCTCGGGAGAATCCCAGATACAGATATAGCCATTCATGGTTGTAATGTTCTTagactggttagaaaagcaaaAGGAGGTGGAGTTGTTATTTATGTTTAAGATTATTTAGCAACGCGTATAATTACAGCCTCCTCCATGCCCAAACACTTTGAGTTCATTCTACTGGACGTCTGCTTGGGGGTTGATGTCCATATAATTAGAATTACAATTtgggtatttagcagacgcttttatccaaagcgacttaaatcGGTTGGAATTTATCGTCCACCCTCTGCAATAGGGCTGTcacttttcaaaataaatat
The window above is part of the Gadus morhua chromosome 20, gadMor3.0, whole genome shotgun sequence genome. Proteins encoded here:
- the LOC115532963 gene encoding gamma-crystallin M1-like is translated as MMGKITFYEEKNFQGRSYECMSDCSDMSSYMSRCQSCRVESGCFMLYEKNNYMGQQFFMRRGEYNDMHRMQSMGMMFDNIRSCRMIPFHRGQFRMKIYERENFGGQFNEMMDDCDNIQDRYRMSDCQSCHVMDGHWLMYEQPHYKGRMMYMRPGEYRSFRDMMSCQRFMSMRRITDMC